The genome window AGCTTTGTCAACAAGGCAAAAAAAGTTCAGACCCACATTTCCCAATGTTTGGGAAAGGGTCTTCCGATCGTTCCCGGGGGCCGGAAGAGCGCACGCAGGGTGAGCGGTTGTTTCCGCATGCAGGGTATGCTCATATCCGTGGACTGGGTACCACATTTTCTTTGATCACCGCGGCCTTGTTCTTTGTCTGGGTGGCGAGCACTCACCGTTGCCCCGTCAGGCATTCATGGCTTAGCTCATAACGTTCATCAAGTACCGGCCTCTGCAACTCTCGTTTCCGTACCCCCGGGTTCGATTCTGGAAAAAGTTTTATCCGACGATCTTCGCCAGATCCCAAATATATGAGGAGAGTTCACGGGCAACGGCAACCCGGATTTTGTTCGGGTGCATTCCCCGGAAGATCAGTTTATTCCAGCGTTTGTTTAATCGATTCTGGGCATGCCAGCTGATGATTTTCACCTCCCGAGAAAGCCCTTCCTGACGCACGGAGAGTCCTTTGGCTATTTTGGGCGGCTTTCGATAATGCTCGGCTGATTCAACCAGCATCCAACGCGCGTGAGAGTTGCCGCACTTGGTAATGGAGCCCTGTCGTCTTCGGCCACCGGAGGAGTCCTCCGATGGAACCAGCCCGAGATAGGCCATTAGCTGTTTGGGATGTTCGAATCGACCAAAGTGTCCGATTTCGCTGACGATCACCATCGCCGCTGTTCGTTTAAAACCCTTGAACCCCATTAGAGCTTCGACCAGTGGCTTGCGAGACCAGGTCTGTAAAAGGGCTTCCATCTGCCCGTCAATGCGTTCGACCTGTTTGACTGCAAAATCGATCCGTTGAAGATACTCTTCCAGAACCACTTTTTGCGCTGGATCGGCCAGTACAAGTTCCCGCAGGTAACGCATGTGCGGCTCGCCCCAATGAGCTTTCCCTTTGTAGCGGTATCCATTCCGAAGCAAAAAGGAGAGCAGCTGTTTCTTCGTCCGGGCCATGGAGTTGACCGCATCGGTTCGTCCCCGGCATACATCGCGGATCACCTCGTCTTCGACGGAAAGAATATGAATGCCTTCCAACTCGCCGGCACGATAGGGCCGTGCGAGCTTGCGGGCGTCGCGTCGGTCCGTCTTGACCCGATCGCCGGACTGCGTCGGGATCTTCGACGGCGCAACCACAATGCACTCAAACCCCAGTTTAATAAGACGTCTTGCCAGTACGAACCCTGTCGGTCCCGCCTCGTAGCACAGCGCCATATCCTCCTTCGCCAGCTCATACTTTTTCATGATCCGCCGCAGCACTGCCTCAAACGCTTTCAAAACACCCATTTAAGAGATGGGGGTCCCACCTTATGGCCTTTGCCGCCGAAGTTTGTTGCCGCGCTCGCTGGTGTGAGCGCTCCGCCATTGCATGGGCAGGATCCAGCAGGAAACGATGAAGCGGTTCAAAACGCTCCTGCTAAGGCGTGCCGCCGGAGGCTTTATGCGCCGTGAAATAGATCATCGCCGCGACAGCCGCCAGAATCAGCAGCAGACACACCATAAAAACAGAAAACACCTCAAGCTTCTGGATCCGCTCACGCTTCCAGCAAGCCAGCTTTTCGCGCCAGCCGATTTTCACCGGCACCGGCCTGGGAACATCCAGATGTACAAGTTCGGCACGCCCGAAGGATGCATCGCGCCACCGGCCTGAAATATTCAGCACAGCAAAAGATGCAAACTTCAGCTTGTAGACATCCGCATTCACAAGGTGATGCAGCATGGAACTCATGGCGGGATCGTGCCCAACCAGCATGACCGTATCCAGTTTGTCATCCAGGAGATGGACAACCCGCAGGATTTCCCGTTTCTCCGCTTCGAACAGGTCTTCATTCACCTGCATCTGATCGCGCGAAAGCCCCACCTTTCTGCCGAAAATCTCAGCGGTTTCACCGGTCCGGCGGGCCGGGCTGGTGACAATCAGGTCCGGCACAATATTCAGTTCGGCAAACCGGGCGGCCACGGCCTGCAGGTCACGACGGCCTTTGCGCGTCATCGGACGGCCGATATCGGGCACAAAAGGATCTTTGTGCATAAACTCGCCATGTCGAACCAGAATCAGTGTTTTCATAGCGTGCCTTGCTACAATAAAGCGTTCTTCAATGCACGAAAAAACGCTTCGAAGAACCCCCTCGAAGCGTTTTCCAGATGCCAACCTGGCGAGTTTATGACTGAGGGATCCAGTCGCTGATTACCTCTTCGTTTTCCTGCATCCATTTTTTGGCAACTGTAGAGACATCCTCATCAGAGTCATTCACCTTAACCATCAGGTCCGAAAGTTCGGCATCGGTCAGGTACATGTTTTTCAGGAACTGTGCCAGCTCAGGCTTATCTTCTTCGAGATCCGCACGGCCAATGAGTTCGATATTACCTTTTCCCCATATGACCTGGTCATCATCCTGTTCGAGGAATTTCATATCCCAGCGCCCGAACATCCAATGCGGCTTCCAGGCGGTAACCACGATCCACTCTT of Tichowtungia aerotolerans contains these proteins:
- a CDS encoding SixA phosphatase family protein → MKTLILVRHGEFMHKDPFVPDIGRPMTRKGRRDLQAVAARFAELNIVPDLIVTSPARRTGETAEIFGRKVGLSRDQMQVNEDLFEAEKREILRVVHLLDDKLDTVMLVGHDPAMSSMLHHLVNADVYKLKFASFAVLNISGRWRDASFGRAELVHLDVPRPVPVKIGWREKLACWKRERIQKLEVFSVFMVCLLLILAAVAAMIYFTAHKASGGTP
- a CDS encoding IS110 family RNA-guided transposase; its protein translation is MKKYELAKEDMALCYEAGPTGFVLARRLIKLGFECIVVAPSKIPTQSGDRVKTDRRDARKLARPYRAGELEGIHILSVEDEVIRDVCRGRTDAVNSMARTKKQLLSFLLRNGYRYKGKAHWGEPHMRYLRELVLADPAQKVVLEEYLQRIDFAVKQVERIDGQMEALLQTWSRKPLVEALMGFKGFKRTAAMVIVSEIGHFGRFEHPKQLMAYLGLVPSEDSSGGRRRQGSITKCGNSHARWMLVESAEHYRKPPKIAKGLSVRQEGLSREVKIISWHAQNRLNKRWNKLIFRGMHPNKIRVAVARELSSYIWDLAKIVG